A genome region from Dreissena polymorpha isolate Duluth1 chromosome 16, UMN_Dpol_1.0, whole genome shotgun sequence includes the following:
- the LOC127861496 gene encoding neurogenic locus notch homolog protein 1-like, whose protein sequence is MCFDTRNIKLKQRAISTRYILTNNLVIWNIIVLLHVFEMDVFVQTCAFGMVIVYVMVRVDCQTTERRDTGLDLEPGVTAFNTCDTMNCPPNSKCIETSGYVSCECEHGKTGVNCTMDDPCLETKENCTKGMTCYGPCNPNVLCEGPTGIPHCGGCIPGFQGKNCDEDEDECTKWVDTCYFNGQCTNTFGSFRCDCKVGWTGEVCEICSLSDTECDAIGRGSVESADASAMPGGAAESLHIVPVSMALTLPFSIILSLLLS, encoded by the exons ATGTGTTTTGACACACGAAATATAAAACTCAAACAACGTGCAATCAGTACGCGATATATTTTGACAAACAATTTAGTAATCTggaatattattgtattattgcatGTTTTTGAAATGGACGTATTCGTGCAAACATGTGCATTTGGTATGGTGATTGTTTACG TCATGGTGCGCGTGGACTGCCAGACGACGGAAAGGCGGGATACGGGTCTTGACCTGGAACCGGGTGTGACTGCGTTTAATACGTGCGATACTATGAACTGCCCACCGAACTCCAAGTGCATTGAAACATCTGGCTACGTCTCCTGCGAGTGCGAGCATGGAAAGACTG GCGTCAACTGCACCATGGACGATCCTTGCCTAGAAACAAAGGAGAACTGTACCAAAGGAATGACATGCTACGGCCCATGTAACCCCAACGTGCTCTGTGAAGGGCCCACCGGTATCCCACACTGCGGCGGCTGCATTCCCGGTTTCCAGGGGAAAAACTGTGACGAGGATGAAGATGAGTGCACAA AGTGGGTCGATACGTGTTATTTCAACGGTCAGTGCACGAACACATTTGGTAGCTTCAGGTGCGATTGCAAGGTTGGCTGGACCGGAGAAGTATGCGAAATATGTTCGCTTTCGG ATACCGAATGTGATGCTATCGGTAGAGGCTCTGTCGAGAGTGCGGACGCATCTGCAATGCCTGGAGGTGCCGCGGAGTCGCTTCACATAGTTCCCGTGTCCATGGCATTGACGTTGCCATTTAGTATAATCCTGTCGTTGTTGCTCTCATGA